ATCCATCATATTATCCTAAGAGCATATATTAGTATTATTGGTGCTGTATCAAATTCATTCAGATTGGGATAATATGCTAACAGTCCAATGCCATATCTGTTTCTTAGTTTGGGtcacaaaatgtaatttttttcatttcaaaatttaaaatatagagaaGAAGTTTTCGACTAATTTTTTGggcaattatttttaaagaaaagaatagaaaatttcGTTAAACGCTGCTgttatttatcattaaaaatatttttaataaaagaatattattataaggatatttttaaaaatatttttatataaaattaataaaattaatatgttaatcaaagtttaatttgatttttacataatttttataaatacatattttatataatatcttTTAGTCCACATAATTTAATatccttaatttgttttttttactaataCATTATCATACGTTCACCATGTGCttgttttgttaaaaagaaTGCATGTACGTATAAGCATTAAAATTATTGgcgattttttttttgagtagacgttttatttaaagaatgtataattatttttaaaaatagtagaGGCTTTAGGatgatttttcctttttacaaaaataagtatttttaaaaggaaattatattaaatttaatatttgttgacttaaaaaattataactaaactaatcatcaattaattcgtcacatcaatttaatttggctttatatagcATAGAGAATTggtttttatatcattttcagAGTTAATTGCATCAAACATCCTCAAATTATGACACTCATTCTAAATTAAGCCTCAAATTTTAAAGCATTctaattaaatccttaaactATATATTATATCTATAAGGTCCTTTCATTACTAAAATCgttaatttgattcaaattttgaataattaaaaaataatattatataaacttGATTTTTTCAGTCGATTTAGTTTTGGGTTTCAAAAATTGAGAACCAATCGACAACACCATCTAAACTAATAGCGAAATAGACAAAATCGTCCCAACCGACTAAActgaaacaaaaaaatcaattgtgtctatttttttttggttaaaatcgATTTTTGCTCTCCCCTAAATATCATAGTTTTAGAATATTTTGTGCAATTAAATCAGGGGGGTTGGTTCATCCAATATAACATTACGACCCATAATCTTACATTCCGGAATGAGATTATGGTGTTTGGATTTTAACATTCTGACCCTCCTGTAATATAGGGTGTAATCTACTATTATGggtagaatttgaattttaagacaaaaacaccctatatatttattttatttatcaatataatcctttttattatattttaagacaaaaaaatcaaatatctccttgttccttttctttttctcttgtaagtttgaaaattaaaatctcTAGCCTTTGCTTCCCAATTTTAACTCTACACCCTCTTGGACATTCACTCTCGTCTACTCCCAATTTTAACATGATATTTCTGAATTCATATCcagatgtttagtatgtcagcaagttaaagctgaacatcaggtacctttagGACTTTTATAGCCAGTAATGATACCAGAATAAAAATCAGAAAGAGTTATTGTGGACTTTGTATTAAGGTTGCCCTTatctccgaaaaagaaagatgtcatttgggtaattgttgacCGTTTAACAAAGTCTGCACACTTTATTCTGGTACGTATGAATTTCTCCCTGGATAGATTAGCAgagttatatgtttctgagattgtcagattacatGGAGTGCCGGTCTCCATTATTTTAGATAGGGACCCTTGGTTTACATCTCGATTCTAGAATAAGTTGCAAGAAGCTCTGGGTACACAATTACATTTCAGTACTGCATTCTatcctcagactgatggtcaATCTGAACGTGTGATACATATTTTAGAAGATATGCTTCAATGTTGCGTGCTAGAATtcgaaggtaattgggaaaagTATCTGCATttagttgaatttgcatataataatagctattAGTCAAGCATTAAAATTGCACAGTATGAGGATTTGTATGGTCGCAAATGTAGAACTCCGTTGTATTGGACGGAGATcaatgagaaaaagatacacggaGTTGATTTAATCCACGAGACTGAAGAAAAGGTAAAGGTAATTCAGGATAGCTTGAAAACAACCTCTGATTGTCAAAAATCTTATGCAgatcttaaacgaaaagagATAGAATTCCAAGTTGGCGACAAGGTATTCTTAGAAGTATCGcattggaagaaagttcttcggtttGGTCGTAAAGAAAAACTAAGTCCACGGTTCATCAGACCATATGAGATCACCGAAAGAATCGGACCTATTGCATACAGATTAGCATTACCACCAGAGCTTGACAATATTCATAATGTTTTCcacgtgtctatgttacgaTGGTATCGATCAAATCCTTCTCATGTTATTTCCCCGACAGAAGTTAAGATTCAACCTGATATGACTTACAGTGAGGAACCGATCAAAATTATAGCAAGTGAGACGAaagagttaagaaataaaaaggtagctttagtaaaagttctttggcaatgtcacggaatagaagaagctacctgggaatcggaggaaacaatgagaaagcaatacccaaacctctttactggtaagattttcgagggcAAAAATCTTAAAGggagggagagttgtaacagcccgttttcagtaaaatcagaatagtggtttcgagaccacaaatctaagttaaaaagaaaaatcattttaataataattcatgGTCTGCATAATTATAGGAATaacgtataaaaattttgttaacaaaattttaccgattacatgttaaattgataaaaggaccaaattgcatgaaatgcaaaagttgagttctaagtagatataagtataaaatagctatggaattcaaaacttgaggtccttatatagaaattagaccattaaatgaagttagtagataattatgatgattcatctatggaatttgaagaaaagaaaatgactaaattggaaattgaaataattaaagatgataataatttaatgtcatcttattttcatcatcttcccagatatttttatggaaacctagctaagagaaaagaaCTCAAGCAAGCTTAATTAGGTAAGTATTCTTGTCCcgattttagtaattttatatttacgagatcgtaataacctaatctagttaatttggggattaatttgcaaagttatcaagtattaaaatttttccatggatgagtatgttgaaaatttgaaatttatggtagaaaatgaaaggttgttgatagataaacaacttttgtaaaggaaatttccatgaaattgtgatttaaggactaaattgaaaagatgtaaaattcatgaattttttttgatttttgtgaaatacgTGGACTGCtattgttatatgtaaaaaatcagttaggcttggaataaggattaaattgcatgaattttattttccgagcctagggacaaaattgaaattaattaaaagtatagaggAAAAATGATACTTTTGTCTAAGGTGTGAATTGGGttgatttgaatatgaaattcaataaattgatgattaaatttatttatatagatccgaaaagatcaaataaggagttagattgaggaaaagaaaaagtgtcggattagtagattttcaTACACGAGCAagtgttgaggtaagttcgtgtaactaacttgtgtacatttatatgtttgaattaaatgatgtatatgTGAATATCAAATTGTATAATTgttatgtttatgaaattaatcGTATATCCAAAAAATACtcgataaatattaaaatctgtTTGAATACATGAAAATCGATTAGATACAGGGCTCTCGTATTGGTTGTGGTAttgcatatgttgcagacacactatagctcgaaagagcgtcccgATATTTGCTCTCATGAGCATCcagttatatggttcttgcgagcttcctgttatagCTCTTTGGAGCGTCTCGATAggttgtgatcctacatgtgttgtggacacaccttagctcttatgagcatcccgatatatggctcttcgtgagcttcctgTTAAATTGGCtttttgtgagcttcccgttatggctcgcttgaacttccagACATATGGCTATCCGAAGCTTCTCGATTAATGACTTTTCAGAACTACCCGTTATAGGCTCGCACGAGCTCCTTGAATacggctcttatgagctttctGTTTTAACTTGGATAAGCTTCCCGTTTATGTCATTTTATAAGCACTCCCGAATATGAGTTGACAGGTTTACCACATTGTACACTGTGTACTGCCCATGTATCCATCgctattttaaatgatttaacgGGAAAGGTATAAGATGATATGAATTCAAGATGAGTGACTTTTgcctttttccaaaattgagcAATACCCCTTTTCTctgctatttttcttttcaacaattgttgcttgtgccgattctccCTTTATTCTCCTCCTCTTGGCACTTTTTTGCTCTTCTTGTTTCTCAATTTGACTAAACCAATCCCTTCTCTCCCTCCTTTCTTACTCATTTGAAGTTCTTCTTATCACTTACTTAAAACCGAATTCTCCttctctttatttctttttctgcaACTTTTCATCTCTGTCAACCTTGAGCATTCTTTCTTAATTTGGAATTAGGCCGAATATTAgttatcttttcttcttcttctcttctgaTTCAGTCGACATTTGATTGTTGTTCGTAACCGATTCTCTTCATTCCCATCTGCTTTAATCTGCATCGTCAAAAGTTTGTTGGTTCTGTGGCTGAATGCTAGTTCTCTTGTTGGCCGTGTGTTTTCCTTAGGTTAGTATTTGATTAACCTTGGTTATTTGATATTGATGCTTAATAATGGTTGTAGTACAGATAAACCACAGGAAGGTGAGATCGTTTCATAATCATACGGCTTAGGAAGTATAAGCCGATTTAGTTAAGGTAGGTATTAATCTTGGGTTCGGCTTTTGTATTAGAAAGGCTTGTTAAATCTTATTAATGGAATGGCTAACTGAGTACCCTAATCGAATATAGGTTCTACGCTCGTGGGCTACTGCGTTTTTCTTCAACAAGGTGTGTATACACACCATTTTAATCGTAGATCAGCAAATGCCGAAATCCCGAAATGTCAAAAAATCGAAAAGCCAAAAGTACGGCTATGGCTATCACATGAGTGCACAAACGTACGTGTGGATAAGTCGATAGAACGACAGAGGTCGCCATGAGCGATCTCGTGGTCTTAGGCCGTTTTTGGGCCAAATGGACCGGAATGGGCCGAGTGGCCCAATAGGCCTATGGGCCCTACacaagtaaaattttcttagatGGAGAGAAAATAATGAGTTGACCATGGCGATCGCATGGCCAAGGGCAGTTTTGGGCTTAGTGGGCCACACGAATGTGTGGGCCCACTTAGGCCTATTttcactgttatgaccatttaggttatctgaGTCACTCGTGTGATAGCCGTAGCCGTACTTTCGACTTTTTGACTTTCTGGCATTTTGGGATTTCGGTATTTGCCGATCTACGATTGCAGTGGTGTGTATACACACCTTGTTGAAGAAAAATGCAGTAGCCCACGAGCGTAGAACCTATATTCGATTAGGGTACTCGGTTAGCCATTCCATTAATAAGATTTAACAAGCCTTTCCAATACAAAAGTCGAACCCAAGATTAATACCTACCTTAACTGAATCGACTTATACTTCCTAAGCCGTATGATTATGAAACGATCTCACCTCCTTGTGGTTTATCTGTACTACAACCATTATTAAGCATTAATATCCAATAACCAAGGTTAATCAAATACTAACCTACGGAAAACACGCGGCCAACAAGAGAACTAGCATTCGGCCACAGAACCAGCAAACCTTTGACGATGCGGATTAAAGTAGATGGGAAGGAAGAGAATCGGTCACGAACAACAATCAAATGTTGACTAAAtcagaagagaagaagaagaaaatataacTAATATTCGGCCTAATTCCAGATTAAAAAAGAATACTCAAGGTTGACAGAGATGAAAAGTtgcagaaaaagaaataaagagaaGGAGAATTCGGTTTTAAGTAAGTGATAAGAAGAACTTCGAATGAGTAAGAAAGGAGGGAGAGAAGGGATTCGCTTGGTCAAATTGAGAAACAATAAGAGCAGAAAAATCCaagaggaggaaaataaagggGAAATCGGCACAAGCAGCAattgttgaaaagaaaaatagcagAGAAAATGGGTATTGCTCAATTTTGGCAAAAGGcgaaaagaacaaaaatgaaagGGTTGAGTTCTTATGTTGCTAATTGTTATGGCTCCTCTTGTTTGCTTTTTAGAAAAGGTTTTTTCGATTGTTATAAAtcattgtttaattaattaaagaaactATATTGAGAGATAGGTACAAAGAGGAGACTTTGTACAATGGCCACCATCACCATCTCTTCCTCTATGTTGTATTGTTTGTAAGTTTCAATTagctttcaatttttaaatcccaaatttattttttattatgattttaatttatttttatctaaaataattCCTAATacttattagattaatttaatattcttgTTGTACATTGAAGTTTAAAGCTTATCGATTTGttgtttatgatttaaattgtcATTTCAATAGGAAATTTCATTGAGGCCATATCTTTCAatcaaattcttttttctttacaagATTATAGGTTTTTTTCCCCAGTTATTAGGATTATAGAATGATTGACAATTTGGTAAACTAGCTTGCTCTTAAGCATCCTcctagtaattaaattatttgcttAATGAGTCCATATTTTATAACAAGAACAAGAtagtaaaatttgtttttgggtaattttacatttcatcAACCAAACACTTGAATCTTACATTCCAACCGAATGAACCACACAAGATAATCTCACATTTCAcctataattttacattattgtaattttatcgAGGAACGTAATCTAAGATTCGTCGAACCAAACGCCCTCTAATTTTCATGATAGTCAATATGGGGCTGGCACTAGATGGGTTCTACTATAGCCACAGGGAATTTCATGGGCCGTTCCATGCCTGTTAGTCCTTCAAACGGCCACTTGCCATTGGAATTTGGACCATGTGATGGCGGGCTGGATTATGTAGCTAGCACAATTATATTTGCATCTTAAGGATTTATATTTGTCTCATACATTATACATTGTTAATTAATGagataataagattattattctGTATGGTGTCAAATATATTTAggataatgttatttttttgtgtaataagatgataaaataattaaaaataatatttgacatcattttaaatttgtttgtagAGTTTTCCTAGTGAACATAATAATTATCCTTAGTTAATATTAtctcattaaaattaaatcatccgtatttatatttttttatttggatatgCAATTATTTGGACACcaaatcatataaattcataatatatatattatataaagtaaGATATATAAGCAAATTAGGAAATAATCTTATATGATATTGTAGAATTACAATAAGTGAACACTTTTGACACctcatttattataatattaatataattattgactccaaaatttaattaatatataatacttcctttaatttatgaataaatataattatttcttaccacaattgaatgaatatattattttccccttattattattttttaaatattttatttaatttatgttatttataaattgaaactACTACAAtctatatttaaaagtaaaatgtcaTTGTGGTAGCCTAGTACTAGGCTAGTAGCCATGCTTTTACTTGAAACTACCATCATCATGATATTCGCAGTGTAACAACAGTTCATTATCAAGAGCAAAACTTTCGTCAAAACTTAATCTTAAGATAAAGACATCTATAACTTAATTCAACAACCAAAAATGGATCTCATCCTCTATTTAGGGCTAATTTAGCATTATCCTCAGAAGTATTTTTGAGTCAAAATATACTTTtgaacaaaaactaaaatttcttgCTTCGGTTAAAAAAGTGCTTttgtaaaacatttttttatctcaaaagtacttttgaagaACTCAAAAGCATCTTATTTAACAATGTTTTTGTCCCAAAAATGCTTCGGAAAAGCAATGTTAAATTGACCCTTTACTATGTAATGCGTGATGATCAAGGATTAGACTAGATTGACCTTAATACCGGGCCAAAGAAAAGTATTAGATCAATTATTTTGAGAACTAGTATAACTTAGGTAGTTGAATCagatttttattctttaatatttttatgaatttttattgatttatttaattaaacaaatcaaatcaattgGACCGGTGGCTTGATTAATTTGACTATTGGTTCATTTCTGAAAACCTTGGCTTCGTTGTCTTTTGTTCTGAAAAAACAAATAGTATTTTCTTAGATATTCGACCTTATATCACAAAACACAATTGGATTGATCTAACAAGAACATCCAAATGTGACAAAACCTTGTAGTATCAGTGATGGTATCCAAAGAGGACAATTCTAGTTTATGTTCTCATATCCTAAACCTACAAGTTGGATTGAATCCTGATATAAAAAGACAATCAATTGATATCCATTCTACATGGAGCAATGTGTTGAGGTggcaattaaaaataacaagagttttgggtaccaaaaagaaaaagacacaAGGACTTGTGATTTAAATTGAATCTTTAGTTATTTTGGGGCGTTAATTCATGCTGAAATTGGCTGCTCTCCTCCACATAGCGACTCTTGCACGCTTTTATCTTTAATGGGAAGGGCACCAAACTGCGGTGGCGACAAAGTTAAGAGACTGTTTTTAATTTGTGACCACTACCACCAAATTGTATTCCACACAAAACTATACTTTATCTCCAATTCAAGAAATCTAATCCCCAGAAAACCCCACTCTTATAAACCATTTTATTTGCCCAAAATCTCCATGCACATCTAACAAAACCCACTCTCCACccaaaaacacatcaaaatctTCATAATCATGCCATTTATTGGGGTTCAGCTCCACACTCAAGACACCCATGTATAATTTCCCTTCTTTTCTCTTGTTGTTTGTTTCATTGTAAAATGAAACCCATTACATGGAAAGAGCTCATCTTAGTTCTGAAgttacaatataatttaacttcATCTTCGTGCAGGTGATGATAGATAATGGCTTACTCCAACTGACATTATTGAACCCTGACGGGATCGTGACCGGCATTCGATATAACGGCATCGATAATTTACTAGAAGTTCTAAATGGTGAAGACAATCGAgggtatatacatacatatacacatatatattgcTTCAGGCTTTCatcttcattttgtttttaattcttgctgttgattcaaaaaaaaaaaaaaagggttgcATTGCTTTGTTGGGTGTATTTTCAAATGGTACGTACATTTCAGGTATTGGGACCTTGTTTGGAACTCACCAGGAACTCCTGGTACTACTGGCTCCTTTGACGTGTAAGattgtttttacttttgtttttcttaatattttattttttatacaaggTTTAAACACCTTTGAATTCACTATGTACTTATCATTGCAATAATTACAATGTCAATCAAGTTACGGTTTCAACCTTTATCTAAGCATAATGGTTATTGCATGCAAGTAAATAATGAAtcttttatatagaaaaatggAAGATTCTACCGGTCTAAGCCTAGAGATAAAGTCAGAGAGTGCGGGTCTTGGCCTCTTGGTTAAATGAtctaattatacttttaatctctcttaaattttaataatttaatttatattaacacatttattaactaaaaatcaCATTTGTAGTCCCtcctaaaatttaataacttaatttaaattattttaatatacatattttaattttgtctctctcaaaattttaaaatttattttgtcatgaTTGAGCACAATAAAACTAGAGGTGAAgctaaaattttcttctaaaatgtCGAAACTGAATTATAAGATTTTTtagagttaaaatataaatttatcaatatattagtttataaatttataatttttaaaatgattaatcaaaattttataatttttataagtgaaaaagtaattttattatatattaacatataagTTTATAGCTTTTAAAGCAACTAAAGGAACAATAAAAGTTCCTATTTTAGGAGAGTCAAGCCTGCTTGCCCCGTGGAGATGTGTTTCATAGCTTTGAAGGCGAAACTCACACCACTGAAACATTGAAAGGTGTTTGGATAACATCTTATAAGATGGTTACAGCCTATAACTGcgtttaaatctaaatataaatttaatctcaCGTTGATCCAAATGTCAATTCTTTGACtttttctacaatttaattTGGCTTTTGCCCCACCTctcaaattaaatttgaatgaaagcAGTGAACTTTTGTATGCAGGATTAAAGGAACAAGTTTCAAAGTAATAGTGGAAAATGAGGATCAAGTTGAGGTTTCTTTCACAAGAACTTGGGATAGTTCCCAAGAGGGCAAGCTTGTTCCTTTGAATATTGACAAAAGGTTTTGTTTTTGCTCCATTAATTCTTGAACCTACAATAAAACAATATTCTTTTAGAATCATTTTATGTGAGACTTTTTTTATGGTCAGGTTCATAGTGTTGCGTGGTTGCTCAGGCTTTTACACTTATGCCATTTATGAGCACTTAAAAGATTGGCCTGGTTTTAACCTTGCTGAAACCAGAATCGCATTCAAGCTCAGAAAAGACAAGTACTATAATTAACTTACCACTTTACatctttacatatatatatatagtggcTAGTAGGAAGTATAAGTTTTATTAGTCTCGTcagcaatttaatccttaaaaattgattttgaagcaaaaaaagtatatatatttgatagaATACTCATTTTTACTTGTAATTTCGAAAGTCTCAacttttaaattagaaaaaaatatgtgtttaaaCATGATTGAATTCACATTTTCTAGTTGTTGCAATagtaaaatgtataattttaaacattggTAATCTtaaaaggtataataataataaggcaTAAAGATCACTTTAgcttttaatgtttatatcttttatcaatttaattttattctttttttagctaaatttggcacataactattttaaaatagtcGAATTTAACCACCAACCTTttaaaaagagttgaatttttgtttttaatagaaatatttactaaaacaataagtttttaaaatgtCAGTCAACATTGCAATCCATATATACTtatgctttttttaaaaaaatttatgatatttttatatgcttttttaaatatttttataattttaaattatttgtcaaTAACGTATAAGACCAATAGTGTCACATTAATATAAAGTACATGTGAATTATCACACGAGTTATCACGCCAACATCATTAAATAGTTATGGTTTTAGTCTGCATTTCTGATTAAAAAACAAATCGAcactttttaaaatgttaatgaccaaatttaactaaaaaagagagtcaaattaacaaaagatataaatattgaggactaaatgtataattatgcctaataataattaatattatgattattattatgataataaaaataaacattaagaCATCTAACAGCAgagttttgtttaattaattaattacaggTTTCACTACATGGCCATGGCAGACAATAGGCAAAGGTACATGCCATTGCCTGATGACCGTTTATCAGGAAGAGGTCAAGCCCTGGCTTACCCAGAAGCTGTTCTCCTCGTTAATCCAGTGGAGCCCGACTTCAAAGGAGAGGTGACCACTAATTAACATATAACATTATCTCTTTAATTTGCTAAAgcaatgaaattgaatgaaaattttgtctCAATGTTGAGTTCAGGTGGATGACAAGTACCAATATTCATGTGATAACAAAGACAGCCAAGTCCATGGCTGGATCTGCACCACCGACCAACCGGCAGTAGGGTTCTGGATGGTCACACCCAGCAACGAGTTCCGGTCCGGTGGTCCAGTCAAACAGAACCTAACCTCTCATGTTGGTCCTACAACCCTTGCTGTAAGAAAACCTTGGCTGGCTGGCCTCTTTTTACTTTTGGTGATGCTGAAACTTTAACCCTCATTGGAtgatataaatgataaataatatggTACAGGTGTTTCTGAGTGCTCATTATACCGGGGAAGATTTGGTGCCGAAATTCAGTGCCGGTGAGGCCTGGAAGAAAGTGTTCGGCCCTGTTTTTATCTATCTTAATTGTACAATGGACGGAGATGAGCCGCTTTCGCTTTGGGAGGATGCTAAACAACAGGTTTAGTTGTTTATTGGACTCACTATTAAATGATTAGGATTAGTATGTGTGAATTACTGATAATAAATGACAAGTTAATGGTTACAGAtgataattgaagttcaaagcTGGCCTTATACATTTCCAGCCTCAGATGATTTCCCTAAATCCAACCAACGTGGAAATGTCAACGGTAGGCTTCTTGTCAATGACAGGtaatttaaaacacataatCAAAATCTACACACTATGCACTTATTGCATGGATggtttgaatatgaaatgtgaaAAACAAGATAGATAGTCTTTATAGCAAGAGACACAATGCACCATGGGAGAATTTGGGTTTAGAATTTTGAagacaatattattaaaaagagtAATCTTGAATGAATTGGTCTCTATGGATCATAAAATGGACATAGAGGATGCCCTAGTTCcaccaaaaaaatttagaatgaaatattttttaaacagtTAAATCCAAACTACTCATGCGATAGATACACGATtgagttaaataaatatatttcacatCAAACTCAAGCTACCATTTAATGTCTAAGCGGTGCCAGAATGTGACATTAAGTTTGAGAGGCCTAAAGTTTCCAAAATTTTGgggtctaattttttttccaaatattttagagtttattgagattttttttaaattaagagtctaattaaaaattttcaaaaattttgaagggcttaatgaaaatatttaaattttttgccCTTCTGGCTACTCTTACCTTCCATCCTGTGCTCAAGTTAATAGACAGATCGATAGAATGATCCGATTGATAGTCCAATAAACCTATATTGTTTATTACCTTGAGAAATTCTCGTTTATACTTTTGTAGCGTAGCAAGCACACCCAATTGATTAAATCATGTTCTCAATTTTTGCGGATTATATTGTTTAGATATGCTAGTGATGACAACATACCAGCCAATGGAGCTTACATAGGATTGGTTCCACCAGGCAATGTTGGGTCTTGGCAAAGAGAATGCAAGGTGATTTTCTTGTACTATATATATGCAGTGTAATGCTTTATACATATATAGTATAtgatggaaataaaataaataattctgaaatatatttatgataTCATATTTCCTTATAGGACTATCAATTTTGGACCAAGACAGACATAAATGGCTATTTTTTGATCAATGACATAAGACCTGGTGATTATAACCTTTATGCATGGGTTCCTGGCTTTATTGGAGATTATCAATATA
This genomic stretch from Gossypium raimondii isolate GPD5lz chromosome 6, ASM2569854v1, whole genome shotgun sequence harbors:
- the LOC105774816 gene encoding probable rhamnogalacturonate lyase B, with product MPFIGVQLHTQDTHVMIDNGLLQLTLLNPDGIVTGIRYNGIDNLLEVLNGEDNRGYWDLVWNSPGTPGTTGSFDVIKGTSFKVIVENEDQVEVSFTRTWDSSQEGKLVPLNIDKRFIVLRGCSGFYTYAIYEHLKDWPGFNLAETRIAFKLRKDKFHYMAMADNRQRYMPLPDDRLSGRGQALAYPEAVLLVNPVEPDFKGEVDDKYQYSCDNKDSQVHGWICTTDQPAVGFWMVTPSNEFRSGGPVKQNLTSHVGPTTLAVFLSAHYTGEDLVPKFSAGEAWKKVFGPVFIYLNCTMDGDEPLSLWEDAKQQMIIEVQSWPYTFPASDDFPKSNQRGNVNGRLLVNDRYASDDNIPANGAYIGLVPPGNVGSWQRECKDYQFWTKTDINGYFLINDIRPGDYNLYAWVPGFIGDYQYSAAITITPGSEIEVGDLVYKPPRNGPTLWEIGIPDRSAAEFYVPDPNPKYINKVYVNHPDRFRQYGLWERYAELYPNEDLVYTVGTSDYKKDWFFAQVTRKIDTNKYQGTTWQIRFKLDNVDQGSSYKLRVAIASATFSELQVQINDPKTNPLFSSGLIGRDNSIARHGIHGLYWLYNVDVPGKLLVQGDNTIFLTQPRSSSPFQGIMYDYIRLEGPSKLSSNEEYMSSTL